A window of Onychostoma macrolepis isolate SWU-2019 chromosome 01, ASM1243209v1, whole genome shotgun sequence contains these coding sequences:
- the mb gene encoding myoglobin — MADHDLVLKCWGAIEADFKGHGGEVLTRLFKEHPDTQKLFPKFVGISQSDLEGNVAVAAHGATVLEKLGELLKTKGDHADLLKPLATRHANTHKIGLNNFRLITEVLVKVMAEKAGLDAAGQTAFRRVMDAVIGDIDTYYKEIGFAG, encoded by the exons ATGGCCGATCACGACCTGGTTCTGAAATGCTGGGGGGCCATCGAGGCCGACTTCAAGGGTCACGGAGGAGAAGTTCTGACCCG TTTGTTTAAGGAGCACCCGGACACTCAGAAGCTGTTCCCGAAGTTCGTGGGCATCTCTCAGTCTGATCTGGAGGGGAACGTGGCGGTGGCGGCCCACGGAGCGACTGTGCTGGAGAAGCTGGGCGAGCTGCTGAAGACCAAAGGAGATCACGCTGACCTCCTCAAACCACTGGCCACCAGACACGCCAACACGCACAAGATCGGCCTCAACAACTTCAGG ctgATCACGGAGGTGCTGGTGAAGGTGATGGCGGAGAAGGCGGGTCTGGACGCGGCCGGACAGACCGCGTTCAGGAGAGTCATGGACGCCGTGATCGGAGACATCGACACTTACTACAAGGAGATCGGATTCGCCGGTTAA
- the pane1 gene encoding centromere protein M, which yields MALLTPYSKVPELNTATVLLVENEEELQSKLANALVQYEKDFNVNVRLARKLPLPVENKETRPRIDLIVFIVNLLSERSLQSVESSLTHLHSDCFLGKVCFLVTDARCGSHTQERLVSVRKLAASHQCPVLCAEHRTADGVNAAAMRLLSILKVSAGISPIATTALYLSSLTRCSVTSDLEED from the exons ATGGCGCTGCTGACTCCGTACAGTAAAGTCCCGGAGCTGAACACCGCGACTGTGCTC TTGGTTGAAAACGAGGAGGAGCTGCAGTCCAAACTAGCCAACGCCTTAGTTCAATATGAGAAAGATTTCAACGTCAATGT GCGTTTGGCCAGGAAACTCCCTCTGCCCGTAGAGAACAAGGAAACCCGTCCTCGCATTGATTTAATAGTGTTTATAGTGAATCTGCTGTCAGAGCGCAG tctgcAGTCAGTGGAAAGCTCTCTCACTCATCTGCACTCTGACTGCTTCCTGGGGAAAGTGTGTTTCCTGGTCACTGATG CTCGCTGCGGCTCTCACACTCAGGAGCGTTTGGTCAGCGTAAGAAAACTGGCTGCTTCACATCAGTGTCCCGTCCTCTGCGCCGAGCACAGG acGGCAGATGGCGTGAACGCAGCAGCCATGCGGCTCCTCAGCATCCTGAAGGTGTCGGCGGGAATATCGCCCATAGCAACCACTGCCCTGTATCTGTCCTCTCTGACCCGCTGCTCGGTGACCTCTGACCTTGAAGAGGACTGA